A genome region from Tachyglossus aculeatus isolate mTacAcu1 chromosome 15, mTacAcu1.pri, whole genome shotgun sequence includes the following:
- the SLC16A6 gene encoding monocarboxylate transporter 7, producing the protein MTVKTTKLCASTNVYSQVPDGGWGWTVAFAFFFVEALTYGIIKSFGVFFNDLMECFKETNSRISWIISICVFVLTFSAPLATILTNRFGHRPVVMVGGGIISIGMVLASFSRTVFHMYITIGIICGLGFCLSFLPTVTILSQYFDKKRSLVTAVASTGECFAMFTCAPAITALKEQIGWRHSLMFVGVLQLNIVICGLLLRPIVIKAPEVVKIPAAEGHTEGQHMLEYEKTRTSIDSIDSGVELTTSPRNAPGQAKTDKKSHDPKKNGPNPGQPSGEQASKKTPLLDFSIMKEPYFICYALFGLFSTLGFFAPSLYIIPLSISLGIDKDQSAYMLSAMAIAEVFGRIGAGWVFNREPIRKIYLELVCVLSLTAALFAFTFASGFWGLMICSVFFGAVLGTVTGTHIPLLAEDDVVGIERMSSAAGVYIFAQSLSGLAGPPLSGMLVDSTNRYSSAFYSCAVGTLLGAAFLALVRPCKMGLFSRQRQAKDKGNSKALQDLPEDFLEMDLGKPDASVPNREDLV; encoded by the exons ATGACGGTGAAGACCACCAAGCTCTGCGCCAGTACCAATGTTTATAGCCAAGTGCCTGATGGAGGATGGGGCTGGACCGTAGCCTTTGCTTTCTTCTTTGTCGAAGCGCTCACGTATGGCATCATCAAGTCCTTCGGCGTCTTCTTTAACGACTTAATGGAATGCTTTAAGGAAACCAATAGCAGGATCTCCTGGATAATATCCATCTGTGTGTTTGTATTGACATTTTCAG CTCCCCTGGCCACCATCCTGACGAATCGTTTCGGCCACCGCCCGGTGGTGATGGTCGGAGGAGGAATCATCAGCATCGGGATGGTCCTGGCCTCTTTCTCCCGCACGGTTTTCCACATGTACATCACAATCGGGATCATCTGCG GTTTGGGTTTCTGCCTTAGCTTTCTCCCAACTGTCACCATTCTGTCCCAGTACTTTGACAAAAAGCGTTCGCTGGTCACCGCAGTTGCTTCCACAGGAGAGTGTTTTGCCATGTTTACGTGTGCTCCAG CTATCACAGCTCTGAAAGAACAGATCGGCTGGAGGCACAGCCTCATGTTCGTGGGCGTGTTGCAGTTAAACATCGTCATCTGCGGGTTACTGCTGCGGCCGATCGTGATCAAAGCCCCGGAGGTGGTCAAGATCCCCGCCGCCGAGGGTCACACCGAAGGGCAGCACATGCTGGAATACGAGAAGACCCGCACCTCCATCGACTCCATCGACTCGGGGGTCGAACTCACTACCTCACCTCGAAACGCCCCCGGCCAGGCCAAGACCGACAAGAAAAGCCACGACCCAAAGAAGAACGGCCCGAATCCGGGACAACCCAGCGGCGAGCAGGCCAGCAAGAAGACGCCCCTGTTGGACTTTTCCATCATGAAGGAGCCCTATTTCATCTGCTACGCCCTTTTCGGGCTCTTCTCCACCCTGGGCTTCTTCGCCCCGTCCCTGTACATCATCCCGCTCAGCATCAGCCTGGGCATCGACAAGGATCAGTCGGCCTACATGCTCTCCGCCATGGCCATCGCGGAAGTCTTCGGGAGGATCGGGGCCGGCTGGGTCTTCAACAGGGAGCCGATCCGGAAGATCTACCTGGAGCTGGTGTGCGTCCTCTCGCTGACCGCGGCGCTCTTCGCCTTCACTTTCGCTTCGGGATTCTGGGGGCTCATGATCTGCAGCGTCTTCTTTGGGGCCGTGCTGGGCACGGTCACGGGGACTCACATCCCCCTGCTCGCCGAAGACGACGTGGTGGGGATCGAGCGGATGTCCTCGGCGGCCGGGGTCTACATCTTCGCTCAGAGCCTGTCGGGCCTGGCCGGACCACCTCTTTCAG GGATGCTGGTGGACAGCACCAACAGATACAGCTCGGCCTTCTACTCCTGTGCCGTGGGTACCCTCCTGGGCGCCGCCTTCCTGGCTTTAGTGCGGCCCTGCAAGATGGGACTGTTCAGCCGGCAGCGCCAGGCCAAGGACAAAGGCAACTCCAAAGCTCTACAAGACCTACCCGAAGACTTTCTCGAGATGGACCTCGGAAAACCGGACGCCTCCGTTCCCAATCGCGAAGACCTAGTATGA